A genomic segment from Hippoglossus stenolepis isolate QCI-W04-F060 chromosome 3, HSTE1.2, whole genome shotgun sequence encodes:
- the LOC118103297 gene encoding caM kinase-like vesicle-associated protein, with protein sequence MPFGCITIGEKKEYHIPSDVTDKYDLGQIVKSEEFCEIFRAKDKTTMKMYTCKKFLKKDGRKVRKAAKNEILILKMVKHPNILQLVDVFETKKEYFLFLELATGREVFDWILDQGYYSERDTSNVVRQVLEAVAYLHSLCIVHRNLKLENLVYYNRLKHSKIVISDFHLAKLENGLIKDPCGTPEYLAPEVVGRQRYGRPVDCWATGVIMYILLSGNPPFYDETDEEDYENHDKNLFRKILAGDYEFDSPYWDEISDSAKSLVSRLMEVDQDQRLTAQEAINHEWISGGAASDKNIKENVCAQIEKNFARAKWKKAVRVTTIMKRLRAPDQSNSRATSPAAGAPEDPAAPQATIDPSAPLCGATPEGAPAAATELPAGAEMSDPAPVASPGASASASEGPAQQEAEPTSRCNGEASTTHQASVEAEGEQG encoded by the exons ATGCCATTTGGCTGTATAACAATCGGGGAAAAGAAGGAATATCACATTCCTTCAGACGTGACCGATAAATATGACCTGGGTCAGATTGTTAAATC GGAGGAGTTCTGCGAGATATTCAGGGCCAAGGACAAAACTACGATGAAAATGTACACATGTAAAAAGTTCCTGAAGAAGGATGGAAGGAAAGTCCGCAAGGCTGCCAAAAATGAGATCCTCATCTTAAAGAT GGTGAAGCATCCCAATATTCTCCAACTGGTGGACGTCTTCGAGACCAAGAAAGAGTACTTCCTTTTCCTTGAACT TGCAACAGGAAGAGAGGTGTTTGACTGGATCCTGGATCAAGGCTACTACTCAGAGCGAGACACCAGTAACGTGGTGCGCCAGGTGTTGGAGGCCGTCGCCTACCTCCACTCCCTGTGTATCGTTCACAGAAACCTGAAG CTGGAGAACTTGGTTTATTACAACCGCCTGAAGCACTCTAAAATAGTCATCAGTGACTTCCATCTTGCAAAGCTGGAGAATGGACTAATCAAAGACCCCTGTGGGACACCGGAGTACCTGG CTCCTGAGGTGGTTGGCAGGCAGCGATACGGCAGGCCTGTTGACTGCTGGGCTACAGGTGTCATCATGTACATTCT GCTGTCAGGAAACCCTCCGTTCTACGATGAAACTGATGAGGAAGATTATGAAAACCACGACAAGAACCTGTTCCGAAAGATCCTTGCTGGCGATTATGAGTTTGACTCTCCGTACTGGGATGAAATCTCTGATTCAG CCAAGAGTCTGGTTTCTCGTCTGATGGAGGTGGATCAAGACCAGAGACTGACAGCCCAGGAGGCTATAAACCATGAGTG GATCTCTGGTGGTGCAGCGTCAGATAAGAACATCAAGGAAAACGTATGTGCGCAAATAGAGAAGAACTTTGCCAGAGCTAAATGGAAG aaaGCAGTTCGAGTCACCACCATCATGAAGAGATTGAGAGCCCCTGACCAGAGCAACTCGAGGGCGACCAGCCCTGCAGCCGGCGCCCCAGAGGACCCTGCGGCTCCCCAGGCTACCATCGACCCCTCCGCACCTTTGTGTGGTGCAACACCCGAGGGGGCCCCCGCTGCGGCCACAGAGCTCCCTGCCGGAGCTGAGATGAGCGACCCGGCGCCAGTGGCCTCACCTGGGGCGTCAGCCTCAGCATCCGAGGGCCCAGCCCAGCAGGAGGCCGAGCCCACATCACGTTGTAACGGAGAGGCCTCGACAACTCACCAGGCTTCTGTCGAGGCCGAGGGAGAGCAGGGTTAG